The Bactrocera dorsalis isolate Fly_Bdor chromosome 3, ASM2337382v1, whole genome shotgun sequence genomic interval acgcatagaccagtttaaACCCTTTGCGGTCCAAAAGGAGTAGTTACCCTTTAGGATTCCGGCGCTtgcgcgaattttaacagaatctgcggcctcactatcgatacctcctcaaCTGTATCGTACCGTAGAGACCCCAGACACTTaaagcgtagtcttgccaatgcaggGCAAGTACACAAGAGATACTCCATTGTTTCACTGGTGctctgctctagacatttcctgctgTACTCTCCTTCTGTCAGCCCCATCCTGCGCTCGTGTTTCACTACCAGACAGTGACAAGTTAGTATTCCCATTaagttcctacagtctctttcATCGattgccaataggaattttgtgtatttcCTATCCACCGTTTTGCaaatgacttttgcagttttgcacccagctAGCCCGTTCCATCggatcttaattttttttaccatgTCTCTGTCGAGATCGTCTATagatagacaatgcatgggtttcccatttcattgccctcgatgacTTTGTGGCTTGGCACCCAGTGTAAATGCCCCGCTTCCCAGGACACTTCTGACCGATATGCGATATGAGGTtatattcccgcaccaactTAATCGTCCATTTTCTAGCCATCCCtatagatgtttagagtgttgcgcgtagctaacatacctttacaGCAACCAtctttttctatatacatagaCGTTTAACCTTCTTTCCCAATTGGAAAATATCGATGATAAATTAGAGTGTAAGTAAGTGATCACATAACTTGTTGGCATAACTAAATCATATAATACCCATTATTTGTCCACTACTAATTGTTAAATAATAGATCACATGAAGTAGATTGTGATCCAACTAGTAGTGGACAAATAATGGGTATTAGCAGAGTAAAATTTTAATCCTTATATGTTATGCCAACAAGTTAAGTGATCGCTTTCTCACACTCTAATTTATCAGTTAGATATTAGATCACATTACGAGTAGAGTTTGAGAAAGCGATCACTTAACTTATTGGCATAACTAAACCATATAaggattaaaattttattctgcTAATACCCATTATTTGTCCACTACTTGTTGGATCACAATCTATTCCATGTGATCTAATATTTACCTAACTGTGAGTAAAAACTAGACGCGTAGTTCTATAATTagagaaatgtaaaaataaatcgaTAATAATTTTGTCTAATCAGTAGCCCTTGAGTGATCAAAAGTTTAATCGCGATTTTCGGCACTTCTCAGCACAATTACCTCCACGAGTGGAACCGTAGATTATGTTAACATATTGTACATTTAACTGTGTGTTAAGAATGCTATTTTTAAAGAGCTAAAACGATAAAGAAGCCATTGAACCATCATTATTTGGGTTCGCAGTTTTTTCCCTTTTACGGTTTTGGTAATTATCGCTGTAATCAGTTATGAAATTCTTACTTAAAGTAGCGAGCTGTTCAGCCAGTCAGCATGCGCTGCGTTTTCTATTTCACAACAACGGACTAATAGTAATCATCAACTCGATTTCCAACTTGCCATTTAAGCCAAGTCATTATGGGACTTAGTGTGAATTCCAATGTACAGCTGAACTTGTACTTGTTTTTACATTGATTCTGTAATTAAActtgaataattatttactatactttttataaactttttaattgtaatttttttttttgtattttttgcagcAGTACACGAACAATCCAACGAATTGTCACAGACTGCAATGGACATCATAACCATAGTTTGGTATGTGGCCACATTTCTGGCGCTAGCGGCATTCTTCCTGCTCATGGCCTGCTCGGACAGACGCTGCACGGAGACCCGAGGCAGCGTGCTGCGCAACGAAACGCCAATTGCACCGCCCACACCCTCGCCCTCGTACAGCGAATTCGCACCGCCCAGTTACGATTCAGTGATCAAAATGCAGCACGACGCCAAAACCAGCGTCTTCGTTATACCTTTCGCGCCCATGGATCCATCAGCGAATAAAGATGTGAGCAATAACAGTAATGGTGGCGGTGTGCATACACCGCAGACACCAACCACGCCAGCAATCAATTTCTACACAGTGAATGAGTTGGAGAAATTCAGTTGCTAGTTGGGCAGCTGGGCTAACGGTCGCCAATATGTGCGCATGTGTTTATGCATTTAATCGATTTAAATGTGACAGTATGTGTCAGCATGAATCACACCCGGCGCGCTTAACGTAAAGCGTATTCTAATACGTCAAAGTCGATTTGCGCAATTGGTAGCCCTAACTGGTAACTACCATATTTACCTGTAtaattgtgtatgtatatagagaacacatttatatatatgtatgtatatatttacaacgTAAAACGAATCAAATTTTCTCAAAAGAACTGTGATATTAATTA includes:
- the LOC105227696 gene encoding uncharacterized protein LOC105227696 isoform X2 — protein: MPTYDKQNHKNLLKLITVLTVLVQGTLGQSFLLTLGQNQRNFFSEGNSHETFLNQPLTERLNYTDTVPNIHLETRGEFDDNNTTIIVIKSIHEQSNELSQTAMDIITIVWYVATFLALAAFFLLMACSDRRCTETRGSVLRNETPIAPPTPSPSYSEFAPPSYDSVIKMQHDAKTSVFVIPFAPMDPSANKDVSNNSNGGGVHTPQTPTTPAINFYTVNELEKFSC
- the LOC105227696 gene encoding uncharacterized protein LOC105227696 isoform X1, whose product is MPTYDKQNHKNLLKLITVLTVLVQGTLGQSFLLTLGQNQRNFFSEGNSHETFLNQPLTERLNYTDTVPNIHLETRGEFDDNNTTIIVIKSTVHEQSNELSQTAMDIITIVWYVATFLALAAFFLLMACSDRRCTETRGSVLRNETPIAPPTPSPSYSEFAPPSYDSVIKMQHDAKTSVFVIPFAPMDPSANKDVSNNSNGGGVHTPQTPTTPAINFYTVNELEKFSC